From the genome of Caloenas nicobarica isolate bCalNic1 chromosome 16, bCalNic1.hap1, whole genome shotgun sequence, one region includes:
- the LOC135995145 gene encoding solute carrier family 2, facilitated glucose transporter member 11-like yields the protein MMTAFACKLKMSYNLFLLAFALGIGGGFQYGLQVSVINSPAEYIKSFIHETWVRRYGSSATEELITLMWSFIVSIYSIGGLLGSLSAGYLSVRFGRKKTMLLANIPTVLSAALMGLSRLCGSFEMIIAGRLFSGVGGGLALSIHLMFAGECAPRNLRGLLAITASTAIALGKFTGFALGLREVLGVDALWPVLMAAHAVPALVQLLTLPFFPDSPRYLLIDKKDKEGCIKAVKQLWGDGDHMAEIDDMLAEQEAIHGEKAKSVCDLFRDQAVRWQLITLSLVVSCMQFIGVNVVYFYAYNVFIKAGIPHAQTHYVSLGIGITEILTTLVSGSLIERAGRKTLLWKSHTVMALALGLLTVTLSLQDSFSWVPYCSVALIFIFIMSFGIGPAGISCSLPTEIFIQSYRPAAFVLNGASNWTLLFILGLLFPFIVEGLGSFCFIIFLIYCLSTAIFVFLVMPETKGKTILQVMEEFNRLNYRGKKRQTALQQSNCSAMTVTRL from the exons ATGATGACTGCCTTTGCATGCAAGTTG AAAATGAGCTACAATCTCTTCCTCCTGGCTTTTGCCCTGGGCATTGGTGGAGGTTTCCAGTATGGGTTGCAGGTCTCCGTTATCAATTCTCCTGCTGAG tacaTCAAAAGTTTCATCCATGAGACCTGGGTGAGGAGATATGGCTCTTCTGCCACTGAAGAGTTGATTACTTTGATGTGGTCCTTTATCGTGTCCATTTACAGCATCGGTGGGCTGCTGGGGTCCTTGTCTGCCGGGTATTTGTCTGTTAGATTTGGAAG GAAGAAGACCATGCTGCTCGCCAATATCCCTACTGTGCTGAGCGCAGCTCTGATGGGACTCAGCCGGCTGTGTGGATCCTTTGAGATGATCATTGCTGGAAGATTATTTTCTGGAGTGGGTGGAG GTTTAGCTCTGAGTATCCACCTCATGTTTGCTGGGGAGTGTGCCCCACGGAATCTCCGCGGGCTGCTTGCCATAACGGCTTCTACTGCCATTGCCCTCGGAAAGTTCACAGGATTTGCTTTGGGTCTCAG agaaGTTCTTGGAGTCGATGCTCTCTGGCCTGTTCTCATGGCAGCACATGCAGTCCCTGCCCTTGTGCAGCTTCTCACCCTCCCCTTCTTCCCAGACTCTCCCCGCTACCTGCTCATTGACAAAAAGGACAAGGAGGGGTGCATCAAAG CGGTGaagcagctctggggagacgGTGACCATATGGCCGAAATAGATGACATGCTGGCAGAGCAAGAAGCCATCCATGGAGAGAAGGCTAAGAGCGTTTGTGATCTTTTTCGTGACCAAGCTGTCCGCTGGCAGCTCATCACTCTCTCCCTTGTCGTCTCATGCATGCAGTTCATTGGCGTCAATGTG GTTTACTTTTATGCATACAATGTCTTTATCAAGGCTGGAATCCCCCATGCTCAAACCCACTATGTCTCCCTGGGAATTGGGATCACCGAGATCCTCACAACCCTTGTGAGT GGTTCACTGATCGAGCGTGCAGGGAGGAAGACGCTGTTGTGGAAAAGCCACACCGTTATGGCCTTGGCGTTAGGGCTCCTCACAGTCACGCTGTCGCTACAG GATTCCTTTTCCTGGGTACCATACTGCTCTGTTGCACTcatctttattttcatcatgAGCTTTGGCATTGGGCCAG CTGGAATATCATGCTCCTTgcccacagaaatatttatacagtCATACAGaccagctgcttttgttttgaatggTGCTTCAAACTGGACCCTACTCTTCATCCTTGGACTTTTGTTCCCTTTCATTGTG GAAGGTCTTGGTAGTTTCTGTTTCATCATTTTCCTGATATACTGTCTGTCCACGGCTATCTTTGTCTTCCTGGTGATGCCAGAGACCAAAGGAAAGACCATCCTGCAGGTCATGGAGGAGTTCAACCGCCTGAATTACCGGGGAAAGAAGAGACAGACAGCTCTACAGCAGAGTAACTGCTCAGCGATGACTGTTACTAGACTTTAA
- the LOC135995147 gene encoding solute carrier family 2, facilitated glucose transporter member 11-like has product MTGFLSDLVQYQGLFQMIPVLGIGGTFQIGFQISTITYMSQHVKAFINETWLERYGYPIHQDNLLLLWSITVSIFGIGGLLGSSGSRYLTVKYGKKKCLLCNNLLMIVAASIMGCSKIARSFEMILIGRFMCGISAGLCVPLHHQYVGEISPRKMRGFANSTSSFFWSLGKAIGQISGQRELLGSQALWPMLMASCGLPALVQLVTLPFFPESPPYLLMHKEDQEGCKKAIRQLWGEGHHQAEIDDIMREKATMKNTKILSVLEIMKEPAFRWQLYMIVTLTATVQLCGINAIYFYTFEVLQAAGFDERMISYLTLSVGLSELVATVLCSSIIERLGRTVLLRGGYWIMCSLLAAITVTLSLQDWYFWMPYCSLCLIILFVVVFGAGPAGATVSIRSEIFKLSCRPSAFVIGAVVNWLGVFVIGTAFPFIVERLKHFCFLIFMVVLFSSGIIVHLFLPETKGKSIVEITEEFNKLNFKKHIPTISNHVTEDYTFCTRL; this is encoded by the exons ATGACCGGCTTCCTGTCAGACCTG GTACAGTACCAGGGACTCTTTCAAATGATCCCTGTCCTAGGCATCGGTGGAACATTCCAAATTGGCTTTCAAATTTCTACAATCACTTACATGTCTCAG CATGTTAAGGCTTTCATTAATGAAACGTGGCTGGAGCGATATGGCTACCCCATCCATCAGGATAACCTCCTGTTGCTATGGTCTATCACCGTGTCCATCTTTGGCATAGGAGGCCTCTTGGGTTCTTCAGGAAGCAGATACCTGACCGTCAAGTATGGCAA AAAGAAATGTCTCCTCTGCAACAATCTGCTCATGATAGTGGCAGCGTCTATCATGGGTTGCAGTAAAATAGCTCGGTCCTTTGAGATGATTCTAATTGGACGCTTCATGTGTGGAATAAGTGCCG GTCTTTGTGTTCCCCTACACCACCAATATGTTGGAGAAATTTCCCCTCGGAAGATGCGTGGATTTGCAAACTCGACTTCCTCTTTCTTTTGGTCACTGGGAAAAGCCATCGGGCAAATTTCAGGACAAAG GGAGCTGTTGGGCAGCCAGGCCCTGTGGCCCATGCTGATGGCCTCCTGTGGACTTCCAGCACTGGTCCAGCTGGTGACTCTGCCCTTCTTCCCTGAGTCCCCACCCTACCTCCTCATGCACAAAGAAGACCAGGAAGGCTGCAAAAAAG CCATAAGGCAGCTTTGGGGTGAAGGCCATCACCAAGCAGAGATTGATGACATCATGAGAGAGAAGGCAACAATGAAAAACACCAAGATCTTGAGTGTCCTGGAGATAATGAAAGAACCAGCTTTCCGTTGGCAGCTGTACATGATAGTTACTCTGACCGCCACAGTTCAGCTATGTGGCATCAATGCA atttatttttacacttttGAAGTCCTCCAGGCTGCCGGCTTTGATGAAAGAATGATCTCCTATTTGACCCTCTCTGTTGGACTCTCTGAACTCGTAGCTACTGTACTCTGT AGCTCCATCATTGAACGACTGGGCAGGACAGTGCTCCTGAGAGGAGGCTATTGGATCATGTGTTCACTGCTAGCTGCGATCACCGTGACTCTCTCCCTACAG gaCTGGTATTTCTGGATGCCATACTGCAGCCTTTGTCTGATTATCTTGTTTGTAGTTGTGTTTGGCGCTGGACCAG ctgGTGCCACAGTTTCCATTAGGTCTGAAATTTTCAAGCTCTCGTGCAGACCATCCGCCTTTGTGATCGGCGCAGTTGTCAACTGGCTGGGCGTCTTTGTGATCGGAACAGCCTTCCCGTTCATTGTG GAAAGACTCAAGCACTTCTGCTTCCTCATCTTTATGGTGGTACTTTTCTCTTCAGGGATAATTGTCCACCTCTTCCTTCCAGAAACAAAAGGGAAATCAATCGTGGAAATCACAGAAGAATTTAATAAGCTaaactttaaaaagcatattcCAACAATTTCAAATCATGTCACAGAGGATTACACCTTCTGCACCAGGCTTTGA